From Amycolatopsis sp. WQ 127309:
CTTCATTCTTTCGGCTACGACGGATTTCTCCAGCTCGTCGCCGAGCGCGAAAGTGCCCGCTACGGGTTCCGCCAAACTCGGATTTTCGAGAAGGAGATCCGGTTTCTCCGCGACCGTTGCCGGGCTTTCGGCAATCCCCCCCGATTTCCCGTCGGTGTCGGCCGGCTTTCCGGTATCGGGAATGGTCACCACCGGCGGGCGCAAACCCCCCACCCCCACCAACACACCATCCAACGACGACAACACCCCACCACCACCACCACCAGCACGACCACCACGACCCATCGCCCCCAACGCACCCAACGCCCCCAAAAACGGACTCACCCCCGGCGTCCCCACCGCCGCATTCACCGCCGGCGCACTCACCACCACCATCCCCACCTGCGACAACCCATACCCCACATGACCCAACGCCCGCACATACCCCGGAAACTCCACCCCCCTCCCCGACCCCGCCTCCAACTTCCTCGCCGTGTCCCGCACAAACACCGCCCCCGCATGCGCCACCCCCGCAAACGCACCCCCCAACACCCCACCCACCACCGACCCCACAACCGACCGCCCATCCAACCCCTCCCGCGCCCCCACCAACACCTGACCCACCTGAAAACCGAAATCCAACCCACCCATAAAACCCGCCCCCACCACCCCGAACTTCCCCGCCTGCACCCCCACCCGACCCAACCCCCGCGCCGCCCCCGAAAACGTCAACCCCGCCAACCGAGCCTTCAACGCCTCCACCAACGCCAACGCCGCCACCCGCGCCCCCGCCTCCACGACCGGCACCAGCAACGCCCCCACCACCGTCCACGCCAACTCCACAATCGTCGCCAACGCAACCAACGCCATCACCGACAACAAAAAAAACGCCTTCACCACATCCGCACCCGCATTCCGCGACAACTTCGCCGCCTCCCGCGCACCCCCCACCAACACCGACAACCCCTCCACCGCATCACCCGACAACCACAACCCCGACACCCGCCCCACCTCACCCACCAACGCCGACCCCACCCCCACCCCACCCACCCCCACCGCCCGCTCCAACCCCTCCAACGCCCCCACCAACTCATCCCAATCACCCGCCAACCCATACAACCCCCGCACCGAACCCTCCGGCACCGCAACCCCCAACACCACCTCCAAAAAATGCTGAACCTCCACCGGCACAGACAACCCGTGATCACCCACCACAACACCTCCCTTCGCGCCTGAAAGCCCGGCACCACTCAGCGGCCGGACCACGGCGTACGGCGAGCCGGCCGCGCCAGCGGCGTTACCACTTCCCCGAGCCGACGCAGCCATGGCCACACATGACCTGCGTCACCAGGGTTTTTTCCCGACGCCCCTTGCGCGACACGAGGCAACGGATCAGCCCGAACCCGAGGGAGATCCCTCACGAACCACGCTTATCACTCCCCGGCAACCGTTGTCACGCAGCGAAGCCCCATCGGGTACAACAGGTAGCCGAACACACCGTCTTCGCCTCGCGACCGACCTCAGCGAAGCACTCATCACCCGATGTCCGGCGAGCTCTCCGGCTCGGCACGGCGGGCGACCGTGACGTCCGATTCGCAGGGAATTCCCTCGGCAGCAAAACTTTCCGCCGCGATTCGTCGGCTATCGGATGGCCTTTCGGTCACATTCCTCGAAATTTCGTCACGCATCGGCCGACCAACCGGAACATCGCATGCTCAACTTTTGCGGCCGGTTGCGCCGGCAGGCTCGCGTCCCCGGCCGGGGACGCTCTTCAACCAGATTGCGAGGTAGTGCGAGATGATCATCCCGGGAACAGCGGGATTCGCCGCCCATGCTCCTGCCCTGACCGTCACCGGTACTCCGAACAACGTCGTGGGGGCGCCCGTACCGCTGGCGACCAAGCTCCTGCTCCTGGGAGTCGGCATGATCGCCCTGCTCGGCCTGGCCGGTTTCCTGCTGGTACGTCACCGCCGACGCCGACTGCCGGCGCAGCAGTTCACCGTCACCGACCTCACCACCTTCCGCAACGCCGAGGCGCGGCTGTGCGCCCTCGTGGAAGGCGGCAGGATCGGGGCGGCCGAGGAGCTCAGCGACTCGATGGCTCACTGGCTGCGCCACGAAATCCACCACGGCAGGGATTCCCGGCCCCTGTGGTGCGCTCACCGGCTGGAACAGCTCGAGCTGGATCGCGAGCAGTACACCGGCCGCCCGGTGGTCGTCTGAGCCGCCGCCCGCGAGGGATTCCCCTCTGCTGCCTCCCGCATCGAAACCCCGGCCATTCGGCAACCACAAGGTATTTATGCTCGACGTCGAACCACGCGACTAATAGCCGAAAATCCGAATCCTGTCGAAACTACGAAAGAATTCCATGAAAGAGGCTTCACGAACTTCTCGGGCGGACATACGCGAGCCCTCCGGTCACACCCTGGATCTGCTCCACCGGACGACGTCCGCTCTGGTCGCCGAGGGCGTCGCCGCCGACAGCCTGCATGCCCACACCCATCGGATTCCGGGCAGCTTGATCGTCGCGCTCGGCGACCTGACCGGGACACCACGGTCGCATGACGGTTACTGCGTCATCGAAGGCATCCTCTCCGGCTACCCGGATTCCGCCGGGCCGACGCCGTCCTCCTGGAAAACCGCCGACCCGGAACGGACGCGCGAACTGGACATCGCGTTCGCGCTGCTCGCCGGAGCTGCGGGGCGTCCGTTCGGCTGGAAAGCGCAGCAGGCCGGGCGGCTCGTCCACGACATCGTTCCCAGCAAGGGCTCCGAAACCCTGCAAGTCGGCGCCAGCAGCACGGTCAAGCTGGAATGGCACACCGAGGACTCCTACCACCCGGATCGTCCGGAGCTGCTTCTCCTGGCCTGCGTGCGCAACCCCGACCGGGTCGGGACGGACATCGCCAGCGTCCGGCAGGCGGACCTGACGGACGAAGACATCGCGGCACTGAGCACCACCCCGGTGCTGCTCTATCCGGACGACAGTTACCCCGGAAGCTGGAGCGACACCGACGACCCGGCACGAATGCTGACCCTGTGGGAAACCACCGACGGTCTGTGCATGAGGTTCGACCCCCCTTACACGAAGCTGCCCGACGCCCAGCCGGCACTACGTTCCGCCTGGGAGCGGCTGGGCGAGGCACTGGATCGTTGTGCCACCACGGTGACGGCCGATCCCGGCGACGTGGTCGTCGTGAACAACGACGTCGCCGCGCACGCCCGGCGCCCCTTCAAGGCCCGTTACGACGGAACGGATCGCTGGCTGAAGCGCATCCTGGCGCGGAGCACCCACGTCCGTCCGGAGACCGAGCGCCACGAGCCGGGTTATCACCAGGTCCAGGTCGGCCCGTACCCGTCCCTGTTCGCCGACCGGTGACCACCGCCGGCGCCCGGGGGACGGTCGTGCAGGGCCGCGGCCTGGTCCCGCTCGCGCTGCTGTCCCTCGTCGTGACCACCGCCCTGTGGGGCGGCACGTTCGTCATCGTGAAGGGCGCGATCCGGCTGGCGTCCCCCGTGGACTTCCTGGCGGTGCGGTTCTTGATCGCCTTCGTGGTGCTGGCCACGCTGCGGCCGCGGCGAGTGCTCCGGCTGAGCCGCGACGGCCTGGTCCGCGGCGCACTGCTGGGGTTGACGCTCGGGGGCGCGTACCTCGCGCAGACGTACGGGCAGCAGTACACCTCGGCGTCGATGTCCGGATTCATCACCGGCATGTCGGTGGTGTTCACCCCGATCATCGCCGGACTGGTCTTCCGGCACCGGATCGGCTCGATGATCTGGTGCGCGGCGGCGGTCGCGACGGCCGGGCTGGCGGTCATGACGCTGCACGGGTTCACGGTCGGCCCCGGTGAAGGCCTCACGGTGCTGTGCGCCCTGTTCTTCGCCGTACACCTCATCGCACTCAGCGAGTGGTCCACCGCCCAGGACGCCTACGGCCTCACCGTCGTCCAGCTCGGCGTGATCGGCCTGCTCTGCCTCGCGCTGGGCTCGCCCGGCGGGCTCGACCTTCCGGCGGACGAGGGCTTCTGGGCCGCCGTGATCGGGCTGGCCATCGTGGCGACCGCGGCCGGCTACCTCGTCCAAACCTGGGCCCAGGCGCACCTGCCGGCTTCGGTGGCGGCCGTCGTACTCACCCTGGAACCGCTGTTCGCGGGAGTCTTCGGTGTCTTGGTGGACCACGACGAGCTGAGCGGCCGGATCGTCGCGGGCGGAGCCATGGTCGTCGGCGCGATGTGCCTGGCCGAATTT
This genomic window contains:
- a CDS encoding TauD/TfdA family dioxygenase yields the protein MKEASRTSRADIREPSGHTLDLLHRTTSALVAEGVAADSLHAHTHRIPGSLIVALGDLTGTPRSHDGYCVIEGILSGYPDSAGPTPSSWKTADPERTRELDIAFALLAGAAGRPFGWKAQQAGRLVHDIVPSKGSETLQVGASSTVKLEWHTEDSYHPDRPELLLLACVRNPDRVGTDIASVRQADLTDEDIAALSTTPVLLYPDDSYPGSWSDTDDPARMLTLWETTDGLCMRFDPPYTKLPDAQPALRSAWERLGEALDRCATTVTADPGDVVVVNNDVAAHARRPFKARYDGTDRWLKRILARSTHVRPETERHEPGYHQVQVGPYPSLFADR
- a CDS encoding DMT family transporter → MTTAGARGTVVQGRGLVPLALLSLVVTTALWGGTFVIVKGAIRLASPVDFLAVRFLIAFVVLATLRPRRVLRLSRDGLVRGALLGLTLGGAYLAQTYGQQYTSASMSGFITGMSVVFTPIIAGLVFRHRIGSMIWCAAAVATAGLAVMTLHGFTVGPGEGLTVLCALFFAVHLIALSEWSTAQDAYGLTVVQLGVIGLLCLALGSPGGLDLPADEGFWAAVIGLAIVATAAGYLVQTWAQAHLPASVAAVVLTLEPLFAGVFGVLVDHDELSGRIVAGGAMVVGAMCLAEFRSSPSPSKA